The Nocardia sp. BMG111209 genome includes a window with the following:
- a CDS encoding GlsB/YeaQ/YmgE family stress response membrane protein — translation MLGLGIIGWIIIGGLAGWIASKIMKTDAQQGIFLNIVVGVVGGLIGGFLLKLFGVDVEGGGLIFSFLTCLGGAVILLFLVNLVTGRRAVR, via the coding sequence GTGCTCGGGCTCGGAATCATCGGCTGGATCATCATCGGCGGCTTGGCCGGATGGATCGCCAGCAAGATCATGAAAACGGATGCGCAGCAGGGCATCTTCTTGAACATCGTCGTCGGCGTCGTCGGCGGCCTGATCGGCGGCTTCCTGCTGAAGCTGTTCGGGGTCGACGTCGAAGGCGGTGGGCTGATCTTCAGCTTCCTGACCTGTCTGGGTGGCGCCGTCATCCTGTTGTTCCTGGTCAACCTCGTCACGGGTCGTCGCGCAGTGCGCTGA